In Thermoanaerobaculia bacterium, the genomic window GTCGGATTCGGGCCTCCCGCACACCGACATCGACAGCATCCTGGTCGACCCGACGCAGCCGGCGACCGTCGTCGCGGGCACCGGAAACGGCCTGTACCGCAGCACCGACCACGGTGCGTCGTGGCACCCGGCCGCGGGCGGGCCGCCCGGCAACTCGGGCGACAAGGACCAGACCCCCTACGGCCTCTCCGCGGCGACGTTCGGGAACGTCCCGACGCTCTACGCCGCCTCGCATTTCGGAGGGCTCTTCGCGAGCACGGACCACGGCGCGACCTGGACGCGCATCGACCACGACCTCGCGGCGTTCGGGCCGTATGCCTTCGTCTTCGATACCTCGGCGGGGGTCGCCTATGCCGCGCTCGACGGCGATTTCGGCCACTCGCTCGATGGCGGCGTCACGTGGTCGATCGCGAACGACGGGTACGCCGCGCAGTACGTCCCCACCGTGGCCTTCGATCCCGACTCGCCGAACATCGTTTTCGCCGGCACCTGGGGCAACGGCGTGTTCCGGTCGACGGACTCGGGCAACACCTGGACCGCAACGAGCGTCCCCGCCTTCGTCCTGGGGCTGCTGTTCGATCGCCACGATCCGAACGTCGCGTATTTCGTCGGCGGGAACGAGGTCGGCATCATGAAGAGCACCGACGGCGGCCGATCCTGGAAGGCGATGAACAGCGGGCTGGGTCCGGTCGAGGAATTCCAGGCGCTGGCGCAGAGCGGCTCGGGAGACGTCCTCCTGACCGGGGATTTCCACGGGAACGTGTACCGTTCGACGGACGGCGGCGCCAGCTGGCACAAGGCCGTGACCGGGCTCAGCGCGTCGTCGATCAATTTTCTCGCGGCGGATCCGATCGCCGCGTTCACGTTCTTCGTCGCGACCGATTCGAAGATCTTCAGGACGACCGACGGAGGAGTCCACTGGGCGCCTTCCGGGTCGGGGTATCCGGGAGCGCCGGGCGCGATCCTCGTCGATCCCTTCTCCTCGGCGATCTTGCTCGCCGGCTCGCCGTCGGCGTACTTCACGCGGGGAACCGGAGCCTGGCGGTCCGTCAACGGCGGAATCTCCTGGACGTCCGTCGGAGGCGCGCTCCAGAACCAGACCGTCGAAACTTTCGCGGCCGATCCCGCTCACATGGGCGTGATCTACGCGGGCACCTTCGGCGGAGGCGTCTACCGAAGCACGGACCACGGAGCGACGTGGACACCATTCACGGCCGCGGGCCTCGTGAACGAGAACGTGGTCGGCCTCGCGGTCAGCCCGCACGGCTGGGCGCTGCAGGCGGGAACCGATTCGACGAGCACGTTCCGATACGACTTTCCCGGCCGGCACGTGATCGCGGGTCCCGGGACGGAAGCGGTCCCGAAGGTGCACCCGAGAGACTGATCTTTCCGGCGGCGCTCGCCGGTCCGGTCAGCGCGCTTCCGACTCGTTTCCCGTGCCCGCGAGGATTTCTTCCGGCAGACGACCCTTCATGAGCTCGCGGACGCCGCCCTCGACGACGAGGGCGGACGAGGTCGCCATCGCGACGCGCTTGCCATCGGCGTTGTCGACGTCGCAGGATGTGACGCGGAGCCGCCGGCCGCGGTGACGAACCGTGGCGGAGAACTTGAGGTCTCCGGAATCGACCAGGGCCGGCCTCGTGAACCGGATGTGCATGTCGAGCGTCGCGAACACGTCGCCGGCCGCGAGCGTCGAGTACACCGACGCTCCCATCGTGAACTCCGACGCCCACGCGAGGAGCCCCCCGTAGATTCCGGGACCGCCGTTCGAGAACCAGGCGGACGAGGGGACGACCGCCTCGACTCGGCCCTCCTCGATGCGCGTCGGCCGGTACCCGGTGAGCCGCCAGACGGGAAAGGGCTCGCGCGTCATCGATTTCCGCTGAAGGTCGATCGGCGTTCCGCGCGTGACTTCGTCGAGGCGGAAATACCCGTTCTCCGGTCCCGGCCGAAGCCAGGGATCCGGCGTCTCGGCCGGCGTCGGCTCGGGAGCGGAACGGCTCGTGAGCTCGGCCGGAACGTCCGTGATCAGGCAGCGGCTGCTCCCGAAGGCGAGCATCCGGCCGTCCTGGTCCGTGATCTGGACCATCGAGAGGCCGACCTGGTTTCCCGAGTGGACGGTTTCGGCGCGTCCGATCATGTTGGCCGTCTTTCGGCTCATCGGACGCACGAAAGACATGCTGAGCTCGGACGTCGTGATCGCCTTTCCCGGCGGAAGGGTCGTCCAGATCGCGGAGGCGAGAGGAGCATCGGCGAAGAGCGCGTACACGCCGCCCCAGTAGAGGCCGAAGCCGTCCTCCAGCCAGCGCGTGATCGGCATCGTGAACGTCGCCTTGCCCAGGCCGGCTTCGGTCGGTTTCATCCCGACGAGCCTCGAGATCGGAGGGCCGGGAAGCTCGCCCCGGATGAATCGCTTGAACGTCTCCAGGCCCGATTGCTGGAACGCCCGCGGGTCGGAGATCGCCCCTCGGAACGGTTCGTCGGTGACGTATTCCATCGCCTGCTCCCGTCGCGCGGTGGGGCTCGACGAGTTTCCCGATTCTAGCGCGCGGCCGCCCGCCGAACCGCGGAGAACGGGAATCGCGCGCGCCGTCGGAGTCCTTCCGCGGCCGCGCTTCAATCCGGGTGGCCCGTCCTCCCGTTCAGTGCGGCGTTTCGCGGAAGCGCGGGGAGGGGACCCATCCGCCGTGCTCCAGGAGGCGGCCGACCTCCCCGGAATCGGGTGGCGACGCCGCCGCGGAACGGCACCGATCGAGGATGCTCTGGTTGCGCGGCGAGTTCGGGTAGCGGGCGTCGAGGCGGCGTGCGATCTCGAGGGCCGCCGCGAACTTCTTCTCGGCGAGGAGGAGCTCGGCGAAGGAGAAGAGGAGCTCTTCGCGGAAAGGGTCGAGATCGAGCGCTTCCCGGTACTGGACGAGCGCCCGCCGCCGCCACAGCGGGTTGCGGGAGAGCGCGCCGCCGAGCTGGAAGCGATACTCGACGTTGTCCGGAAACAGGCGAACGCATTCCTGCAGGAGAACGATCGCCTCCGGGTAGTTTCCCTTCGCGAGCGACGCCAGAGCCTCGGTGTAGGCGGCGCGGGCGCGCTCGTCGCGCGCCTGCGGGTCGGCCTCCGCCGCCGCGTCCCAGGAGTCGGCGGACGGAAGGAAGGGGACGTCCTCCGCCGCCGACACGGCGCCCGACGACCCCGGGACGAACTCGATCAGTCCGCACGCGAGGAGGGTGTAGAGCGTCTGGGCGCCCTCCACGCGGGACCTGCCGAGACGAAGGATGTCGCGCAGCCGGGTCTTTCCGTCGCAGAGCGAAAGGAAATAGGCCTCTTCGGAGCTGAGCCGGAGCGACTGGAGCTCGGTCGTGAGGGGTGTGGCGCGGCCGAAGAACGCCGGGTCGCCGAGGGCCTTCACGTCGGGCTGGTTGACGGATTCCCGGCGGACCCCTTCGATGATCAGGGCCGCCGTCGGAAGGTCGAGCGAGACGTCGGAGTCGAGCTGTCCCGAGGAAGGAAGGAACCCGAAGTCGCCCTCGCGCCACGCGAAACAGGAGAAGAAGATCTCCTCGAAGTGACTCCGCGTCTCGGCGTCGAGGACGTTCCGCGACACCAGCCCCTTCTGGACGAGGATTTTCCCGATGCGCCCTCCGCGGCCGCCCTTGACGGAGTGCACCGCCTCTTCGAACTCCTCTTCGGGCAGCACGCCGTGAACGAGGAGCGCATCTCCGAGGCGCATTCCGGCTCGGGTGGAGTTGGCGGCCTTCAGCTCGCCGTCCACGAAGAAGAGGTGGATTCTTTCAGAGGGCCGGGCGAGCGTGAGCGTTCCCTTGGCCCGCCGCTGGACGATCCGATGGAGGACGAGCGGAACGGGGGTTTCTTCCAGGCGTCCGTCGAAACAGATTGCCGAGTTCAAACCTGACTCCGCGAGGTGCGCAAAAGTCTACCAGACGAAGCCGAATCCTTGCCGCGCACTCTTTCCAATGAGGGGGCAGCGTAGCGCCACCCGCACTCCGGCGCTTGATTCAATCGGCCCAGACGCCGGGCCGTTCCGTTGCGCGCGAAACGTCCTTTTTCTGAGCATTCCTCCGGCGCCGGCCGGACGACCGTGAACGGGCATTCCCGCCAGGGTTCCCCCCTGCGCGGAAGCCGCTACTTTTCCGGTTCGACGAGGACGAGGTCGCTCAATCCCCCCACCGCCGAGTGGGCGAGGTAGACGGCTC contains:
- a CDS encoding PaaI family thioesterase, with the translated sequence MEYVTDEPFRGAISDPRAFQQSGLETFKRFIRGELPGPPISRLVGMKPTEAGLGKATFTMPITRWLEDGFGLYWGGVYALFADAPLASAIWTTLPPGKAITTSELSMSFVRPMSRKTANMIGRAETVHSGNQVGLSMVQITDQDGRMLAFGSSRCLITDVPAELTSRSAPEPTPAETPDPWLRPGPENGYFRLDEVTRGTPIDLQRKSMTREPFPVWRLTGYRPTRIEEGRVEAVVPSSAWFSNGGPGIYGGLLAWASEFTMGASVYSTLAAGDVFATLDMHIRFTRPALVDSGDLKFSATVRHRGRRLRVTSCDVDNADGKRVAMATSSALVVEGGVRELMKGRLPEEILAGTGNESEAR
- a CDS encoding DUF4388 domain-containing protein, giving the protein MNSAICFDGRLEETPVPLVLHRIVQRRAKGTLTLARPSERIHLFFVDGELKAANSTRAGMRLGDALLVHGVLPEEEFEEAVHSVKGGRGGRIGKILVQKGLVSRNVLDAETRSHFEEIFFSCFAWREGDFGFLPSSGQLDSDVSLDLPTAALIIEGVRRESVNQPDVKALGDPAFFGRATPLTTELQSLRLSSEEAYFLSLCDGKTRLRDILRLGRSRVEGAQTLYTLLACGLIEFVPGSSGAVSAAEDVPFLPSADSWDAAAEADPQARDERARAAYTEALASLAKGNYPEAIVLLQECVRLFPDNVEYRFQLGGALSRNPLWRRRALVQYREALDLDPFREELLFSFAELLLAEKKFAAALEIARRLDARYPNSPRNQSILDRCRSAAASPPDSGEVGRLLEHGGWVPSPRFRETPH